A single region of the Ascaphus truei isolate aAscTru1 chromosome 6, aAscTru1.hap1, whole genome shotgun sequence genome encodes:
- the LOC142497670 gene encoding E3 SUMO-protein ligase ZBED1-like produces MQVAEEACAQLEDELLFCEDCRLYFRDSCPQHGVPTFILDTTVPENVPSRALLSLPEGLVVKERSQGGFGIWCTIPVIPRGCIFGPYEGDILVDRNECTVYSWAVRENGSYFYIDASDDSKSSWMRYVACASTEEEHNLTVFQYRGKIYYRACQVIPSGTELLVWIGEEYARTLGLKLGEHFKYEFGEKELLMKLFQDLHLKTLDSMSNRISSRSQYLCNDMVTSLMQSHKSSYPLNNIGHPSSGFQLLEGTQNLVSLGRAQSRYWTFFGFQGDAYGRIIDKTKIICKLCGVRLSYSGNTTNLRQHLIYKHRREYNELVGTQGAVVDPQKNIDSVSPRDLASRAVAAPTVGRTTKAVADFIVRDLMPVEIIEGEGFTQMLSILDPNYKLPAASFLAHSILQEMHIQAKLKVVELVKGLQECSVSLDLWKHSGCLSYLTLTIHYVDEGFESRNKVLSSRVISEDLSAENLKLVLLGVAEEWGIRENTFYAVGLNSPSVKRATSKVGWKSLPCVGQVLRSCIEAVLQHHTIQRSLDRFRRLVATIFSSTTQIEELTTNEPVLKVHLKMFLRDGTKWYSIYTLLQSIIDHSKFLKGLSGTLNKDDFLLQQEDWSILQGVVDILKPLAIATSTFTKDQFAGLSLVKPVITSLLYKHLAPNDWDSEFSKIVKKAIHEDLSFKYSDCEVNQVLNLACALDPRFRGLDFLSQPDRVETLHLLRLEASNLAKVQASESVRSTPEPLNLRPPAKKVKQDSGIEFLLGDLCSVRNSSASTVNQQAEQEISSFQTSEASSLCQDPLQWWKMHHTQYPLLARAARKLLAIPATSVPTSWLFTDAGVAVYRKRSALTAEHVDMLVFLNGNRSVL; encoded by the exons ATGCAGGTTGCGGAGGAGGCCTGTGCCCAGCTGGAAGACGAGTTGCTTT TTTGCGAGGATTGCCGCTTATACTTCAGAGATTCCTGTCCACAGCATGGAGTCCCAACCTTTATCTTGGACACAACTGTTCCAGAGAATGTACCTTCCCGAGCTCTGCTGTCCCTGCCAGAGGGGCTGGTGGTCAAAGAAAGGTCTCAAGGAGGGTTTGGAATTTGGTGTACTATCCCTGTCATTCCACGTGGCTGCATCTTTGGCCCATATGAAGGGGATATCCTAGTGGACAGGAACGAGTGCACCGTATACTCTTGGGCG GTGCGGGAAAATGGATCCTACTTTTACATAGATGCATCTGATGACTCGAAGTCCAGCTGGATGAG GTATGTGGCATGTGCGTCAACAGAGGAAGAGCATAACCTGACAGTGTTTCAATATCGGGGGAAAATTTATTATCGTGCCTGTCAAGTCATTCCTTCAGGCACTGAGCTGCTGGTTTGGATTGGAGAGGAGTATGCCAGAACACTAGGACTCAAATTGG GTGAGCATTTCAAATATGAATTTGGGGAGAAGGAACTATTAATGAAGCTGTTTCAGGACTTGCATTTGAAGACATTGGACTCCATGTCAAATCGCATCTCATCTCGAAGTCAGTACCTCTGCAATGATATGGTCACCTCTCTAATGCAGTCACACAAATCAAGCTACCCGTTGAATAATATAGGGCATCCATCTTCTGGCTTCCAGCTTCTAGAAGGAACCCAGAATCTGGTGAGCCTGGGCCGTGCTCAAAGCCGTTATTGGACTTTTTTCGGCTTCCAAGGGGATGCCTATGGACGTATCATTGATAAAACCAAGATCATTTGCAAACTGTGTGGTGTGCGACTTTCGTATAGTGGTAATACTACTAACTTGAGACAACACCTAATTTACAAGCACCGACGGGAGTACAATGAATTAGTGGGCACACAGGGGGCTGTAGTGGACCCACAGAAAAACATAGACTCTGTCTCCCCTCGTGATTTAGCTTCCAGGGCAGTAGCCGCTCCAACAGTGGGGAGAACAACCAAGGCTGTGGCAGATTTCATTGTTCGTGACCTGATGCCAGTTGAAATAATCGAAGGGGAAGGCTTTACTCAAATGCTGTCAATTCTAGACCCCAATTACAAGCTTCCAGCTGCCTCTTTCCTGGCTCATTCCATCCTACAGGAAATGCACATTCAAGCCAAGTTAAAAGTGGTAGAACTGGTGAAAGGTCTGCAAGAGTGCTCTGTTAGCCTTGACCTATGGAAACACAGTGGCTGTTTGTCTTACCTCACACTTACTATTCATTACGTGGATGAAGGATTTGAATCCAGGAATAAGGTGCTATCCAGTAGGGTTATTTCAGAGGACCTTTCTGCAGAAAACCTGAAGTTGGTTCTGCTTGGTGTTGCAGAGGAGTGGGGGATTCGTGAGAACACGTTTTATGCAGTAGGGCTTAACAGCCCCTCTGTGAAGAGAGCAACTTCAAAGGTGGGCTGGAAATCTCTGCCATGTGTTGGGCAGGTGTTGAGAAGCTGCATTGAAGCTGTACTTCAACACCATACCATACAAAGGTCGCTAGATAGATTTAGGAGACTAGTAGCCACTATTTTCTCCTCAACAACTCAAATTGAGGAGCTGACTACAAATGAGCCAGTTTTGAAGGTGCATCTAAAAATGTTCCTTCGTGATGGAACCAAGTGGTACAGTATCTACACTTTATTGCAGAGCATCATAGATCATTCAAAGTTTCTGAAAGGCCTAAGTGGGACATTAAATAAAGATGACTTTCTTCTGCAGCAAGAGGACTGGTCTATTCTTCAGGGTGTGGTGGACATCCTTAAACCTTTAGCTATTGCTACCTCAACCTTTACCAAAGATCAATTTGCTGGGTTGTCCCTGGTGAAACCTGTGATAACCAGTTTGTTATATAAACATTTGGCACCCAATGATTGGGACTCTGAGTTTTCCAAGATCGTTAAAAAGGCCATTCATGAAGATTTAAGCTTTAAGTACTCAGACTGTGAGGTCAATCAGGTTCTCAACTTGGCCTGTGCCTTGGATCCTCGTTTTCGTGGCCTTGACTTCCTCAGCCAGCCAGATCGTGTGGAGACACTTCATTTGCTGAGGCTTGAAGCATCAAATTTGGCCAAGGTACAGGCTTCTGAGTCTGTCCGCAGTACACCTGAACCCTTGAACTTGAGGCCACCTGCAAAGAAAGTCAAGCAGGACTCTGGTATCGAATTCCTTTTGGGGGACCTGTGCAGTGTGAGGAATTCCTCAGCCAGCACAGTCAACCAGCAAGCGGAACAGGAGATTAGCAGCTTCCAGACCAGCGAGGCTTCTTCCTTATGCCAGGACCCATTGCAGTGGTGGAAAATGCATCACACCCAGTACCCACTTTTAGCACGGGCAGCCCGCAAACTGTTGGCCATCCCTGCCACCTCAGTGCCCACAAGCTGGCTTTTTACAGATGCTGGTGTGGCAGTTTACAGAAAGCGGTCAGCATTGACTGCAGAACATGTAGACATGCTAGTCTTTCTCAATGGGAATAGATCAGTGCTTTGA